Proteins from a genomic interval of Providencia stuartii:
- the fliI gene encoding flagellar protein export ATPase FliI, giving the protein MTVRMSRWIAALEGFESRMKGIPMTRHYGRLTKITGLVMEAEGIKMPLGATCIIERTINGRHDEVVCEVVGFNGSRMLLMPLADLEGIAPGARVYAQTTGDDGQTSRLLPLGDELLGRILDAQGTPLDGKGPLDVKQRAPLITPPINPLERTPIHSVLDVGVRAINALLTVGRGQRMGLFAGSGVGKSVLLGMMARFTQADIIVVGLIGERGREVKDFIENILGAEGLKRAVVVAAPADVSPLLRMQGASYATRIAEYFRDLGKNVLLIMDSLTRYSMAQREIALAIGEPPATKGYPPSVFAKLPALVERAGNGKNGGSITAFYTVLTEGDDQQDPIADSARAILDGHIVLSRSLAESGHYPAIDIEASISRAMTELIDKQHYRQIQRFKQLTSSYQRNRDLINVGAYAAGSDPLLDMAIQYYPRMSKFLQQDIDERCDYQSACEQLAHAVPNES; this is encoded by the coding sequence ATGACAGTACGAATGAGCCGTTGGATTGCCGCACTGGAAGGGTTTGAATCACGTATGAAAGGGATCCCAATGACACGCCATTATGGGCGTTTGACTAAAATTACCGGTTTAGTCATGGAAGCTGAAGGCATCAAAATGCCATTGGGAGCCACTTGTATTATTGAGCGTACTATCAATGGCCGCCATGACGAGGTGGTTTGTGAAGTCGTTGGATTTAATGGTTCGCGCATGTTACTGATGCCGCTTGCGGATCTCGAAGGCATTGCGCCGGGAGCGCGTGTCTATGCACAAACAACGGGAGATGATGGGCAAACTAGCCGTTTATTACCTCTCGGGGATGAGCTATTAGGGCGTATTTTAGATGCGCAAGGCACCCCTCTTGACGGCAAGGGGCCGCTTGATGTTAAGCAACGTGCTCCCTTGATCACTCCACCAATCAACCCACTAGAGCGTACACCTATCCACAGTGTTTTGGATGTGGGGGTTCGAGCGATCAATGCCCTACTCACTGTGGGTCGAGGGCAGCGCATGGGCCTGTTTGCCGGTTCTGGCGTGGGGAAAAGTGTCCTGCTTGGGATGATGGCGCGTTTCACACAAGCTGACATCATTGTCGTTGGCCTCATCGGAGAGCGTGGGCGCGAAGTTAAAGATTTTATTGAAAATATTTTGGGGGCAGAAGGTTTAAAACGAGCAGTGGTTGTTGCGGCGCCTGCCGATGTTTCACCATTACTACGCATGCAAGGTGCCTCCTATGCTACCCGTATCGCCGAGTATTTTCGTGACCTTGGTAAGAATGTTTTACTGATTATGGACTCCCTGACGCGTTATAGCATGGCACAACGGGAAATCGCTTTAGCCATTGGAGAACCGCCTGCGACCAAAGGCTATCCGCCATCTGTTTTTGCCAAATTACCCGCATTGGTTGAGCGCGCAGGTAATGGCAAAAATGGTGGCTCAATTACCGCCTTTTATACGGTGCTAACGGAAGGGGATGATCAGCAAGACCCTATCGCGGATTCTGCTCGCGCTATTCTTGACGGTCATATCGTATTATCACGCTCGCTGGCTGAATCAGGTCACTACCCCGCTATTGATATTGAGGCCTCAATCAGCCGAGCCATGACTGAATTAATTGATAAGCAACATTATCGCCAAATTCAACGCTTTAAGCAGCTGACTTCCAGTTATCAACGAAATCGTGACCTCATTAATGTGGGTGCCTATGCAGCAGGCAGCGATCCGCTGCTAGATATGGCCATTCAATATTACCCTCGTATGTCTAAATTTTTGCAACAAGATATCGATGAGCGCTGCGACTATCAAAGCGCTTGTGAACAATTGGCGCATGCGGTTCCTAATGAGTCATGA
- the fliJ gene encoding flagellar export protein FliJ translates to MSKNNALTTLLSLAIEASEEAAKVLAQVRQTQVQMTQQLNMLENYQTEYRQKLNQTLHSGIDADKWQNYQQFLVTLELTIEQQQQQLSLWEQRVNEANRHWQEKQQRVNAFDTLIQRAEQTKNQRLSRLEQKQMDEYAQRATLRRNQ, encoded by the coding sequence ATGAGTAAAAACAATGCGTTAACTACATTATTGAGTTTGGCTATTGAGGCTTCTGAGGAAGCCGCAAAGGTTTTAGCCCAAGTTAGACAAACGCAAGTACAGATGACTCAACAACTCAATATGCTAGAAAACTATCAGACTGAGTACCGACAAAAGCTCAATCAGACACTGCATAGCGGGATAGATGCCGATAAATGGCAAAACTATCAACAGTTTTTAGTGACATTAGAGCTGACAATTGAGCAACAGCAGCAACAGTTATCCCTATGGGAACAACGTGTCAATGAAGCAAACCGTCACTGGCAGGAAAAACAACAGCGGGTCAATGCTTTCGATACTTTAATTCAACGTGCTGAGCAGACTAAAAATCAGCGCTTAAGCCGATTAGAGCAAAAGCAAATGGATGAATATGCTCAACGTGCAACGTTACGGAGAAACCAATAA
- a CDS encoding flagellar hook-length control protein FliK, with product MDVNTHNAAKAAITNSKNIGNAQQNEPRFEDNQAPAVPFQAVLDNQQPAPQKTSTNHSTLENAPNSTSVSTNTPTAAAERDTSPIKDKTEHAIDQLNYSRHIRNEANQPALRAQLLNQADAVEQVWLTNLKSDLNQQALASVSTKFADGHRSALVPFAQKISPLNSQLVANPDADESTDFRAQMQLAEDEESTSIAAFIKNEKQERKDQPLFSLNDKREIPAKELTHDFMPLNKKLADKDPLSVTQNVSVVDNSQNIKGAFTSTVENGSFQVTPTQTVVGTTVNLAAPLVNSHAASANMPVVPMPSGVPLGSDAWQQQLNQHMLFFSRQGISHAQIRLHPEELGSLNVHLRIEDNQAVMHFVSPHSHVRAAMETMMPMLRNALQESGIHLAQGSVGQDNFSDQNGSDAHSQNSHEHQLHTRHSVGGVVNSDSVTATHITSIAHSRGGIDTFA from the coding sequence ATGGACGTCAATACGCATAACGCCGCCAAGGCAGCCATCACAAACAGTAAAAATATCGGTAACGCACAACAAAACGAGCCGCGTTTTGAGGATAACCAAGCGCCTGCGGTGCCTTTTCAAGCTGTGTTGGATAACCAGCAGCCAGCGCCACAAAAAACATCGACTAATCATTCTACGTTAGAAAATGCGCCTAACAGCACCTCGGTGTCGACAAATACGCCGACAGCAGCGGCTGAGCGTGATACCTCACCGATTAAGGATAAAACTGAACACGCGATTGACCAGCTCAATTATAGCCGCCACATACGCAACGAAGCGAACCAACCGGCGTTACGGGCACAGTTACTGAACCAAGCAGATGCTGTCGAACAAGTGTGGTTAACCAACCTAAAAAGTGATTTAAATCAGCAAGCGCTTGCGTCGGTATCCACGAAGTTTGCCGATGGTCATCGTTCAGCTTTGGTGCCTTTTGCGCAAAAAATATCACCACTCAATAGCCAATTGGTCGCTAACCCCGACGCTGATGAAAGCACTGATTTTCGTGCACAAATGCAGCTAGCTGAAGATGAGGAGTCGACATCAATCGCGGCATTTATTAAAAACGAGAAACAAGAACGTAAAGACCAGCCGCTATTTTCCCTTAACGATAAACGCGAAATACCGGCTAAAGAGTTAACTCACGACTTTATGCCATTAAATAAAAAACTGGCTGATAAAGACCCACTTTCTGTAACACAAAACGTCTCCGTTGTGGATAACAGTCAAAATATCAAAGGAGCATTTACATCAACTGTGGAGAATGGTTCCTTTCAGGTGACACCAACACAAACCGTGGTAGGCACAACTGTCAATTTGGCAGCACCACTCGTTAACTCACATGCAGCTTCCGCCAATATGCCTGTTGTGCCAATGCCATCCGGAGTGCCTTTAGGGAGTGACGCATGGCAACAGCAATTAAACCAACACATGTTGTTTTTCTCACGCCAAGGTATTTCACATGCGCAAATACGTTTACATCCAGAAGAGCTAGGCTCCTTGAATGTTCATCTGCGTATTGAAGATAACCAAGCGGTAATGCATTTTGTTTCGCCACATAGCCACGTACGGGCCGCCATGGAAACGATGATGCCGATGCTACGTAATGCGTTGCAGGAAAGTGGCATTCATCTTGCTCAAGGTTCTGTTGGGCAAGATAACTTTAGTGATCAAAATGGCTCAGATGCACATTCGCAAAACAGCCATGAACACCAACTTCATACCCGCCATTCTGTGGGAGGCGTTGTGAATAGTGACTCGGTAACCGCCACGCATATTACCTCGATTGCTCACTCTCGAGGAGGAATCGACACATTCGCTTAA
- the fliL gene encoding flagellar basal body-associated protein FliL, with product MSSSSNASKSSNKGLLVLLTLLAIAGVGFGGYTWWTTQQIAKSANEEDTPSNISQPIFMDLEPFTVNLPGLNEAPDRVLYINITLRLGNEKSRKQLHDYLPEVRSRLLLLLSEQKSKVLSSHEGKLQLMQSIKDTLSPTMIPGEKDQQITDVLFTTFILR from the coding sequence ATGTCGTCTTCAAGCAATGCATCTAAAAGTTCAAATAAAGGGCTGCTCGTACTGCTTACCCTTCTTGCCATTGCCGGTGTAGGTTTTGGTGGTTATACATGGTGGACAACACAGCAGATAGCAAAATCAGCAAATGAAGAAGACACCCCATCTAACATTAGCCAACCTATTTTTATGGATTTAGAACCTTTTACGGTCAATCTTCCCGGCCTCAATGAAGCCCCTGACCGTGTGTTGTATATCAATATTACATTACGTTTAGGCAATGAAAAATCACGTAAGCAACTGCATGACTACTTACCCGAAGTACGTAGCCGACTGCTATTACTGCTATCGGAACAAAAATCAAAAGTCCTCAGTAGTCATGAAGGTAAATTGCAATTAATGCAATCTATTAAAGACACTTTGTCGCCGACGATGATCCCTGGTGAAAAAGATCAGCAAATCACAGACGTACTATTTACGACATTTATTTTACGGTAA
- the fliM gene encoding flagellar motor switch protein FliM, translating to MSDNILSQAEIDALLNDDAPASNESATQSKDKEHIRPYDPNTQRRVIRERMQSLEIINERFARQFRMGLFNMLRRSPDITVGGIKIEPYHEFARNLPVPTNLNLIHMPPLRGTALFTFEPALVYIAVDNLFGGDGRFPVRSEGKEFTNTEQRIINRMLKLALSAYRDAWKPIADIDVEYVRSEMQVKFTNITTSPNDIVVTTPFLVEIGNTIGEFSICIPIAMIEPLRERLINPPVEQGHQENEAWVSNLVTQVKRSELELVANFVDIPLRISRLLQLQKGDVIPIEKPDRLIVSVDGVPVLTSQYGAQNGQYALRVEHLINPVLNTLDEESTNE from the coding sequence ATGAGCGATAATATTTTATCTCAGGCTGAAATCGATGCGTTGCTCAATGATGACGCACCGGCGTCGAATGAATCAGCGACACAATCGAAAGACAAAGAACACATTCGTCCCTACGATCCAAATACGCAACGTCGCGTTATTCGTGAACGCATGCAATCTCTCGAAATTATTAATGAGCGCTTTGCTCGTCAATTTCGGATGGGGTTGTTTAATATGTTACGCCGTAGCCCGGATATTACTGTTGGGGGAATAAAGATCGAGCCTTATCATGAATTTGCTCGTAACTTGCCAGTTCCTACTAACTTGAACCTGATTCATATGCCGCCTTTGCGCGGTACGGCTTTATTCACTTTTGAGCCGGCCTTAGTGTATATCGCTGTCGATAACTTGTTTGGTGGTGATGGGCGGTTTCCCGTTCGTTCAGAAGGTAAGGAGTTCACCAATACTGAACAGCGCATCATCAACCGAATGCTAAAGCTAGCGCTTAGCGCTTATCGCGATGCTTGGAAACCTATCGCAGATATTGATGTGGAATATGTGCGCTCGGAAATGCAGGTAAAATTCACCAATATCACAACGTCACCGAATGACATTGTGGTGACAACCCCCTTTTTGGTTGAAATCGGCAATACCATCGGTGAATTTAGTATTTGTATTCCTATCGCCATGATAGAGCCTTTACGTGAACGGTTAATTAACCCGCCAGTAGAGCAAGGCCACCAAGAAAATGAGGCTTGGGTGAGTAATTTAGTCACACAAGTCAAACGTTCTGAGTTAGAACTCGTCGCGAATTTTGTCGATATTCCATTACGAATATCTCGCTTACTGCAATTGCAAAAAGGGGATGTTATTCCTATCGAGAAGCCAGATCGCCTCATCGTGAGCGTTGATGGTGTGCCAGTATTAACCAGCCAATACGGCGCGCAAAATGGCCAATATGCATTGCGTGTAGAACATTTGATTAACCCTGTTTTAAACACTCTAGATGAGGAAAGTACCAATGAGTGA
- the fliN gene encoding flagellar motor switch protein FliN translates to MSEAKNSPDASTNHDSEDLWAEALEQQKKAESASAGAQAFANLDGQNALNQLSDINLIMDIPVRLSVELGRTKMTIKKLLSLSQGSVVALDGLAGEPLDILINGYLIAQGEVVVVSDNYGIRITDIITPSERMRRLSR, encoded by the coding sequence ATGAGTGAGGCGAAAAATTCTCCTGATGCATCAACCAATCACGACAGTGAAGATTTATGGGCTGAGGCATTAGAGCAACAAAAGAAAGCGGAATCCGCCTCTGCCGGTGCACAGGCGTTTGCAAATCTCGATGGCCAAAATGCACTCAATCAGCTGTCTGATATTAACCTGATTATGGATATCCCCGTTCGTCTTTCAGTCGAATTAGGGCGTACCAAAATGACGATCAAGAAGCTATTAAGTTTATCGCAAGGGTCTGTCGTTGCGCTTGATGGATTAGCGGGTGAACCTTTGGATATCCTCATTAATGGCTATTTAATCGCCCAAGGTGAAGTGGTCGTGGTGTCAGATAACTATGGTATTCGCATCACCGACATTATTACGCCATCGGAACGTATGCGCCGTTTAAGTCGTTAA
- the fliO gene encoding flagellar biosynthetic protein FliO: MKTTPFISHTEQPSNQTPPAISNSDSLAQISGALGGIILLILAGAWLVKKIGFAPKSFGKNPLVNVKSHCSLGNKERVVVVEINNEWLVLGVTAQSVNLLHQCPAKQATTLTSVTEPLTFQSLLKKKQEAAQQAASNISSCQ, encoded by the coding sequence ATGAAAACAACACCATTTATTAGCCACACAGAACAGCCTAGCAACCAAACGCCCCCGGCAATTAGCAACAGTGACAGCTTAGCGCAAATTTCAGGCGCTTTAGGCGGCATCATCTTATTGATACTCGCTGGCGCTTGGTTGGTAAAAAAAATCGGTTTTGCCCCAAAAAGTTTCGGTAAAAACCCATTAGTAAACGTGAAAAGTCACTGTTCACTCGGTAATAAAGAGCGTGTTGTGGTCGTTGAGATAAATAATGAATGGTTAGTGTTAGGTGTTACTGCACAATCCGTGAATTTGTTGCATCAATGCCCTGCTAAGCAAGCAACAACGTTAACATCGGTGACTGAACCACTGACATTTCAGTCTCTTCTGAAGAAAAAACAAGAAGCCGCTCAGCAAGCGGCCTCCAACATCTCCTCTTGTCAATAA
- the fliP gene encoding flagellar type III secretion system pore protein FliP (The bacterial flagellar biogenesis protein FliP forms a type III secretion system (T3SS)-type pore required for flagellar assembly.) yields the protein MFPLKSTTVIASLLFILPTHALAALPPIISQTLPDGGQSWSLPVQTLLFLTLLGFIPALLLMMTSFTRIIIVLGLLRNALGTPSAPPNQVLLGLALFLTFFVMSPVADQAYREAYQPFSEDKISLETALERGTAPFRTFMLGQTRETDLALFARIAKVGDIQEAKDVPMRILVPAFITSELKTAFQIGFTIFIPFLIIDLVVASVLMALGMMMVPPATVSLPFKLMLFVLVDGWQLLLGSLSQSFFN from the coding sequence ATGTTCCCTTTGAAATCTACCACTGTGATCGCTTCATTATTATTCATACTACCAACACACGCTCTGGCGGCTTTGCCTCCCATCATAAGTCAAACGCTACCTGATGGGGGGCAAAGCTGGTCATTGCCCGTTCAAACACTACTTTTTTTAACTTTGCTTGGTTTTATTCCTGCACTTTTGTTAATGATGACCAGCTTTACACGCATTATCATTGTGTTAGGTCTATTACGTAACGCTCTTGGTACCCCTTCAGCACCACCAAACCAAGTGTTATTAGGACTTGCGCTCTTTCTGACATTTTTTGTGATGTCACCTGTTGCAGACCAAGCTTATCGCGAAGCTTATCAACCGTTTAGTGAAGATAAGATCAGTTTAGAAACGGCTTTAGAACGGGGAACCGCCCCATTTCGTACCTTTATGCTAGGACAAACCCGTGAAACTGATTTAGCTCTGTTTGCTCGAATAGCAAAAGTCGGTGATATCCAAGAAGCTAAAGATGTTCCTATGCGAATTTTGGTGCCGGCTTTTATTACCAGCGAACTCAAAACCGCTTTTCAAATCGGGTTTACTATTTTTATTCCATTTTTAATCATAGACTTAGTGGTTGCTAGTGTTTTGATGGCGCTCGGTATGATGATGGTTCCACCTGCGACAGTTTCGTTGCCATTTAAATTGATGTTATTTGTTTTAGTGGATGGCTGGCAGTTATTACTCGGTTCTTTATCACAAAGCTTTTTTAATTAG
- the fliQ gene encoding flagellar biosynthesis protein FliQ, with translation MTPESVMAMGTEAMKIALMLAAPLLLAALFAGLIISLLQAATQVNEMTLSFIPKILSVIAVIIIAGPWMLNLLLDYMRTLFSNLPFIIG, from the coding sequence ATGACACCTGAATCAGTTATGGCAATGGGTACCGAAGCGATGAAGATTGCTTTAATGTTAGCCGCCCCATTATTGCTCGCTGCACTATTCGCGGGGTTGATCATTAGCTTGCTGCAAGCGGCTACACAGGTGAATGAAATGACCCTATCATTTATTCCTAAAATTCTCTCTGTTATTGCTGTCATTATTATTGCGGGTCCATGGATGCTCAATTTATTGCTGGACTATATGCGCACCCTATTCAGTAATTTACCATTCATCATTGGCTAA
- the fliR gene encoding flagellar biosynthetic protein FliR: MLTMTSETLTLWLSQGFYPFIRLLALFGTAPFFNEKQSITKVRVILAFFVILIVSPQLPVVNIPLFSAMGLWVIVQQLVIGVAIGLTMQMAFAAVRHAGEVIGLQMGLSFATFFDPTGGPNMPILGRILNLIMLLLFLSFDGHLWLIYILVHSFELIPIQVSPLNRDGFWSLVQFANSIFINGLMLALPFITLFLILNLALGILNRMTPQLSVFVVGFPLTLTIGISMLGLIISILPRYSERLIHQAFEQLSLMFGLFSG; the protein is encoded by the coding sequence ATGTTAACGATGACTAGTGAAACACTCACTCTCTGGCTCAGCCAAGGCTTTTATCCTTTCATACGCCTTTTAGCGCTGTTCGGTACAGCGCCCTTTTTTAATGAAAAACAATCGATTACTAAAGTCAGAGTGATATTAGCTTTTTTTGTGATTTTGATCGTATCACCTCAACTTCCTGTCGTGAATATTCCATTATTTTCAGCAATGGGCTTATGGGTGATAGTGCAACAGCTGGTTATTGGCGTTGCTATAGGCTTAACCATGCAGATGGCATTTGCTGCTGTACGCCATGCAGGGGAAGTGATTGGTTTACAGATGGGATTATCTTTTGCCACCTTTTTCGACCCTACAGGTGGCCCTAACATGCCCATTTTAGGTCGAATTCTAAATCTGATTATGTTGTTGTTATTTCTCTCATTTGATGGACATTTATGGTTGATTTATATTCTTGTTCATTCATTTGAGCTGATCCCAATTCAGGTTTCGCCTCTAAATCGCGATGGATTTTGGTCATTGGTGCAATTTGCCAATAGCATTTTTATCAATGGGTTAATGTTGGCATTACCATTTATTACGCTATTTTTAATTCTTAACTTAGCACTGGGTATTCTGAATCGCATGACACCACAACTTTCTGTATTTGTGGTCGGTTTCCCACTGACACTCACGATTGGTATTAGCATGCTCGGGTTGATTATTTCAATTTTACCGCGTTATAGTGAACGCCTTATCCATCAAGCTTTTGAACAGCTTTCATTAATGTTTGGGTTATTTTCTGGATAA
- the flgL gene encoding flagellar hook-associated protein FlgL — MRLSTNMIYHQRLQDMNNAQARWMDAGSQLASGKRVSKPSDDPQASSQAVRINQSENRNQQYVASRGFAKTGMLLQMSILTQMTDITTQIDTTIIQASNQASLSDSDRLSLAEQLSGLKDQLVALGNTTDGNGRYIFAGFKSDKPPFEVDASGEVIYKGGDKAIMQNVSSDREMTTYFTGAQVFTTDSTNTVEVFKRLNAGIAALKTPQENATQAEREAAQKALGEANSAIKSALDKISNIEAKQGLQLQEIDKLDFLADTRSIQNSQRMSNLLDTNWTGATSDYYKEMAMFQASQDIFKDLNSMSLFGGR, encoded by the coding sequence ATGCGTTTAAGTACTAATATGATTTATCACCAACGTTTGCAAGACATGAACAATGCACAAGCACGTTGGATGGATGCAGGCAGTCAATTAGCGTCGGGAAAACGAGTGAGTAAGCCATCGGATGACCCTCAAGCATCCTCACAGGCGGTACGAATTAATCAGTCAGAAAACCGTAATCAGCAATATGTCGCAAGCCGAGGGTTTGCAAAAACCGGTATGTTGTTGCAAATGAGTATTTTGACTCAAATGACGGATATAACAACTCAGATCGATACAACTATTATTCAAGCTTCCAACCAAGCCAGTTTAAGCGATAGCGATAGATTATCTCTTGCAGAACAATTAAGTGGTTTAAAGGACCAGTTGGTTGCTTTGGGTAATACAACCGATGGTAATGGCCGTTATATTTTTGCTGGTTTTAAATCGGATAAGCCCCCATTTGAGGTCGATGCAAGTGGTGAAGTGATCTATAAAGGCGGCGATAAAGCGATTATGCAGAATGTATCGAGCGATCGCGAAATGACAACCTATTTCACTGGTGCTCAAGTATTTACAACAGATAGCACGAATACGGTTGAGGTGTTTAAAAGATTAAATGCAGGTATTGCTGCATTGAAAACACCACAAGAAAATGCGACTCAAGCTGAGCGAGAGGCTGCTCAAAAAGCATTGGGTGAGGCGAACTCAGCAATTAAATCGGCGTTAGATAAGATTTCAAACATTGAGGCTAAGCAAGGGTTGCAATTGCAAGAAATTGATAAGTTAGATTTCCTTGCAGATACGCGCAGTATTCAAAATAGTCAGCGTATGAGTAATTTGTTAGATACAAATTGGACAGGGGCAACATCAGACTATTATAAAGAGATGGCAATGTTCCAAGCGTCTCAGGATATCTTTAAAGATTTAAATAGCATGTCACTGTTTGGCGGTCGCTAA
- the flgK gene encoding flagellar hook-associated protein FlgK, which translates to MLNNVMNNALSGVNAAQGGLSVISNNLANAGVGYYHRQSAVFGENPGTMTPNGYFGNGTYFSHVRREFDEFINQQYGQSRARSGEYEAYAKNSSQVDDLLTNDIEDISSNIGSFFTALDAASSDASDKTLIDVFLGKSNALVGQFKEANRRLQDMERDVNRQIETKVRDINTYAEKIAGLNQQIARVRSVSGSEPNDLLDVRDRLVSEINSLVGVKVIEQNGNYNVTFANGLPLVTGEHANRLEAVPSSQDDSRFSIGFVGANGQAREIPDDAFRGGELSGVLRSRKEVIDPAYQKINKLALVFASKFNEIHQKGFDANGNTGKDFFEIGKGNVVSNTFNRGQADFDFHYSDVSQVTGNNYEMRFDGKNWDVTRLPEGTKVTVDASTADTLKFDGIALKISNNNAQSGDAFLVKPVNGVINGMQTLVSEAANFAAAGSKGSGPGDNENLKELVKLQDQKLVGGTSTFSDYYATIVNDVGNQTKQAQIDSETQNKMTESFYEQQQAISGVNMNEESIQMQKIQQFFNANAQVLKTVDDLFNALMRAF; encoded by the coding sequence ATGCTGAATAATGTAATGAATAATGCGCTTAGTGGTGTGAATGCGGCACAAGGTGGGTTAAGTGTTATTTCTAATAACTTAGCTAACGCTGGTGTCGGTTATTATCACCGCCAAAGTGCTGTTTTCGGGGAGAATCCCGGCACAATGACACCTAACGGCTATTTTGGTAACGGCACCTATTTCAGCCATGTTCGCCGCGAATTTGATGAGTTTATCAACCAGCAATACGGTCAATCACGGGCTCGTAGTGGTGAATATGAGGCTTATGCGAAAAACAGTAGCCAAGTTGATGATTTGCTCACTAATGATATCGAAGATATTTCCAGTAATATCGGTAGCTTCTTTACTGCTCTTGATGCTGCGAGTAGTGATGCGAGTGATAAGACACTGATTGATGTTTTTTTGGGTAAGTCAAATGCATTAGTTGGTCAATTTAAAGAAGCAAATCGACGACTGCAAGACATGGAGCGTGATGTTAATCGCCAAATTGAAACTAAGGTGAGAGACATTAATACCTATGCGGAAAAAATCGCAGGTCTGAACCAGCAGATTGCTCGAGTACGCTCTGTGAGTGGTTCCGAACCGAATGACCTGCTTGATGTACGTGATCGCTTAGTCAGTGAAATTAACTCATTAGTTGGTGTAAAAGTCATCGAACAAAATGGGAATTATAACGTTACCTTCGCAAATGGCTTGCCATTAGTCACAGGGGAACACGCTAACCGTTTAGAAGCGGTTCCGTCCTCACAAGATGATAGCCGTTTCAGTATTGGGTTTGTGGGAGCGAATGGGCAAGCGCGAGAAATTCCGGATGATGCATTTCGTGGTGGCGAGCTCAGTGGTGTTTTACGTTCACGCAAAGAAGTTATTGACCCTGCTTATCAAAAAATCAATAAATTAGCATTGGTCTTTGCGAGTAAATTTAATGAGATCCATCAAAAGGGCTTTGACGCTAACGGCAATACAGGTAAGGACTTTTTCGAAATTGGAAAAGGGAATGTCGTCAGCAATACCTTTAATCGGGGCCAAGCGGATTTCGATTTTCACTACAGTGATGTCTCTCAAGTGACGGGTAATAATTATGAGATGCGCTTCGATGGTAAAAATTGGGATGTCACAAGGTTACCAGAAGGGACTAAAGTCACTGTGGATGCGTCAACCGCGGATACACTGAAGTTTGATGGTATTGCGTTGAAGATTAGCAATAATAATGCACAAAGTGGTGACGCATTCTTAGTAAAACCAGTCAATGGTGTCATCAACGGTATGCAGACGTTGGTGAGTGAGGCGGCAAATTTTGCTGCTGCGGGCAGTAAAGGTAGTGGCCCTGGTGATAATGAAAATTTAAAAGAGCTAGTAAAACTCCAAGATCAAAAATTAGTGGGGGGAACATCGACATTCTCAGATTATTACGCCACTATCGTCAATGATGTTGGTAACCAAACAAAGCAAGCGCAAATTGATTCCGAAACACAAAATAAAATGACAGAAAGCTTCTATGAGCAGCAGCAGGCTATTTCTGGCGTCAATATGAACGAAGAAAGTATTCAGATGCAAAAAATCCAACAGTTTTTTAATGCCAATGCACAGGTACTAAAAACCGTTGATGACCTGTTCAATGCCTTGATGAGAGCGTTCTAA